ACGATCGGCGGCATCGTGCCGCAGGTCGCGCTGGTGTTCGCCGCCCCGGTCATCGGCCCTGCCCGCACCTCCATCATCGCCGCCTTCGAACTGGTCGTCGCGCTCGGCTCCGGCTGGCTGGTGCTGGGCGAGCCGATCCGGCTCGTCGAGGTCGTCTCGGCGGCCCTGATCGTCACCGCCGTGGTGCTGGCGGCGACGGCGAGGCCGGCGCACGTCAAATCCGCGACCGCCTGATCCGGCGGCGGTTGCCTGCGCCCGCGCGGTAGGCGACCATGGACCCGATCCCAACGCGGCGAAACACGAAACGCATGGTCCGTACCCTCGCCTTGATTGCCATCGGCGCCATCGCGCTCACCGCCCTCCTCTACGGCGTGGTGCTGAACGGCTTCGGCCTGTTCACGCCATTGGCCGATACCGGCGCGCAGACACAGACCGCCGCGACAACCGACACGCCGAAACTGGATGCTCCGAAGGGGGATGCCCAGCCGACGGGTATCGCCGAGGGGGCGGAGGACAGCTCCGCAGACGGTGACCGGGCCGTGTCAGGCAAACAGCCGGAGGCGCCAGACGAAGCGTCCGCTGCCGCCGACGCCGCGCCTGATAAGACCGGTGAATCGCGTACCGAAACTACCGCTTCCCCGCCGCCCCGGACCGCCCGCAACGTGACGCCGCCGAACGTCCTGAGCCGGCCGACCACGCCCTATCGCGATCCCCGCGCCGCGACGACGCGCGAAGAGGCGCCGGAGGACTCTTCGCCCCGCCGCTTTCACCGGATCGTAGTCGAGGATGCGGCGACGCTCAGGTCCGGCAACACGACGATCCGGTTCGCTGGCATCGCCCCGATCGCCGCCGACCGGACATGCACCGACGCGGCGGGCCAGGCCTGGCCCTGCGGCCGGGTCGCCGCGGCGGCGCTGCGCCGGCTGATCCGCCACCGCGCGATCGACTGCACGGTCGCGGCGGTGGCGGCGGAGGGGATCGTCGCGACGTGTTCGGCCGGCCTGCAGGACATCAACGGCTGGCTGGTGGCGCAGGGCTGGGCCGAGGTGCCGCCGGACAGCGCCTATGCCGAGGACGCGGAGGCGGCCCGCGGCGAAAAGCGCGGCATCTATCTGGCCGAATGGCGCAACACGGCGCCGGGCGACAACGACGCGGAGTCGCTGTCGGCCTTCTCCGCCCCCTCGGTCCAGTCCGATCCGTTCTCAGTCCTCTCGCAGGGAACCGTCGAGGGCGCGGCCGATCAGGGCACGGGTCTCGTCGATGCCATAGAGCGCGACGAATGAGCCGAATCTCGGGCCCTGGCTCTGGCCAATCAGCACTTCATACAGTGCCTTGAACCAGTCGCGCAGGTTGTCGAAGGGATGGGTCTTGCCGATCTCGTAGACGATGTTCTGGATCGTCTCGGCATCGGTACCCGCGGGCAGCGCCGCAAGTTTCTCCGACAGCTCGGCCAGCGCGGCGCGCTCCACCTCGCTGGGCGCGCGGTAGCGCTTGGCCGGCAGCACGAAGTCGTGGAAATAGTGGATCGCATAGCCGACGAGCTGGTCGAGCCGGGGATGCGTCTGCGGGCTCGCGTCCGGCGCATAGCGGCGGATGAAGCCCCACAGCACGTCGCGATCCTCGGAATTCGAGGCCGAGACCAGGTTCAAGAGCATCGAGAACGAAATCGGCACGCCGGCATCGGGCACGGCGCCGGAATGGATGTGCCAGACCGGGTTGGCCAACAGGTCCTCCGGCTTGCTCCCCTCTCCTGAAGCCTGCGCCCGATACTTCTCCAGGAAGGTCAGGTAGTCGTCGACATTGCGCGGGATGACGTCGAAATACAGCCGCTTGGCCTTGCGCGGCGCCTGATACATGAACAGCGCCAGGCTCTCCGGGCTGGCATAGCGCAGCCACTCGTCGATGGTCAGGCCGTTGCCCTTCGACTTGGAGATCTTCTCGCCGTTCTCGTCGAGGAACAGCTCGTAGTTGAAGCCGTCCGGCGGCAGCCCGCCGAGGATCGTGCAGATCCGGCTCGACAGCTTCACCGAGTCGATCAGGTCCTTGCCGGCCATCTCGTAGTCGACGCCGAGCGCATACCAGCGCATCGCCCAGTCGGCCTTCCACTGCAGCTTGCAGGCGCCGCCGGTCACCTTCACCCGGACGAGCTTCTCCGTCTCCGGGTCCTTGTAGACGATGGCGCCGGAGGCGACGTCGCGCTCGATGATCGGAACCTGCAGCACCTTGCCCGTGCGCGGACACACCGGCAGGAACGGCGAATAGGTCGCCTGGCGCTCCTCGCGCAGCGACGGCAGCATCACCGCCATCACCTCGTCGTAGCGCTCCAGCACCGTCATCAGCGCCCGGTCAAAGCGGCCCGAGGTGTAGCAGTCGGTCGCGCTCATGAACTCGTAGTCGAAGCCGAAGGCATCGAGGAACGAGCGCAGCATCGCGTTGTTGTGCTCGCCGAACGAACGGAACTTGCCGAACGGATCGGGCACCTGCGTCAGCGGCTTGTCGAGATTGGCGCGCAACAGGTCCTGGTTCGGCACGTTGTCGGGCACCTTGCGCAGCCCGTCCATGTCGTCGGAAAAGCAGATCAGCCGGGTCGGCACCGTGTCCTCGGTCAGCACCCGGAAGGCATGGCGCACCATGGTGGTGCGCAACACCTCGCCGAAGGTGCCGATATGCGGCAGGCCCGAGGGGCCGTAGCCGGTCTCGAAGATCACCGTCTTGTCCTGGCCGACCGTGTCGCGCCGCGCGATCAGCTTGCGGGCTTCCTCGAACGGCCAGGCGCGGCTGTCGCGCGCCAGCGCCGCCAGTTGAGCCGCGGTCGCGGCGGCGCCGCCTGCGGCACCGCCCGCGGCGGCTTCGACGGGATCGGTCATCGTCTTGAATCCTGAACTACGGGTGTCCCGGCCCCTTAGGCCGGCCGGCGCGGACCCTATGGAGACGCGGGCCGCGCGTCAATTGGGGGGGGGATGGATCGCCATACAGCATATACGTGCATCCCAACGCGGATGCCTTTGATGATGCACATCATATACTTATATTCCCCGCCAAGCGTAAGCGCTGGATTATAGCGGTAATTGCAGCGATTTCATCTGGACGATAAACGTATAACTCAATACTTAGAAATCGACAGATCGCAATAG
This Microbaculum marinisediminis DNA region includes the following protein-coding sequences:
- a CDS encoding thermonuclease family protein codes for the protein MVRTLALIAIGAIALTALLYGVVLNGFGLFTPLADTGAQTQTAATTDTPKLDAPKGDAQPTGIAEGAEDSSADGDRAVSGKQPEAPDEASAAADAAPDKTGESRTETTASPPPRTARNVTPPNVLSRPTTPYRDPRAATTREEAPEDSSPRRFHRIVVEDAATLRSGNTTIRFAGIAPIAADRTCTDAAGQAWPCGRVAAAALRRLIRHRAIDCTVAAVAAEGIVATCSAGLQDINGWLVAQGWAEVPPDSAYAEDAEAARGEKRGIYLAEWRNTAPGDNDAESLSAFSAPSVQSDPFSVLSQGTVEGAADQGTGLVDAIERDE
- a CDS encoding lysine--tRNA ligase, which encodes MTDPVEAAAGGAAGGAAATAAQLAALARDSRAWPFEEARKLIARRDTVGQDKTVIFETGYGPSGLPHIGTFGEVLRTTMVRHAFRVLTEDTVPTRLICFSDDMDGLRKVPDNVPNQDLLRANLDKPLTQVPDPFGKFRSFGEHNNAMLRSFLDAFGFDYEFMSATDCYTSGRFDRALMTVLERYDEVMAVMLPSLREERQATYSPFLPVCPRTGKVLQVPIIERDVASGAIVYKDPETEKLVRVKVTGGACKLQWKADWAMRWYALGVDYEMAGKDLIDSVKLSSRICTILGGLPPDGFNYELFLDENGEKISKSKGNGLTIDEWLRYASPESLALFMYQAPRKAKRLYFDVIPRNVDDYLTFLEKYRAQASGEGSKPEDLLANPVWHIHSGAVPDAGVPISFSMLLNLVSASNSEDRDVLWGFIRRYAPDASPQTHPRLDQLVGYAIHYFHDFVLPAKRYRAPSEVERAALAELSEKLAALPAGTDAETIQNIVYEIGKTHPFDNLRDWFKALYEVLIGQSQGPRFGSFVALYGIDETRALIGRALDGSLRED